One window from the genome of Pelobates fuscus isolate aPelFus1 chromosome 13, aPelFus1.pri, whole genome shotgun sequence encodes:
- the LOC134582867 gene encoding phospholipase A2 inhibitor and Ly6/PLAUR domain-containing protein-like: MDSYLPVLCILLALGSPGDSLSCIECHSVNQNFCTGCPKVCQSNDAACVSGIFKQDSYKLFLRSCGDMSSCNMSGSLLQGSVQLATSCCHSDKCFSPSPNMPAIITNRNGVTCPSCAFSFDTQCNLRQTMECTGNENRCATLEMSGDLLTNRKLLGCATESICTLGDQTFDFNGQKLDLRISCSESQSSLSAEFQWCPFLLALTAALIKLISA, translated from the exons ATGGATTCCTACCTGCCTGTACTTTGCATATTGCTGGCTCTCGGGAGCCCAG GTGATTCACTGTCGTGTATTGAATGTCACAGTGTAAATCAAAATTTCTGTACAGGCTGCCCAAAAGTTTGTCAGTCTAATGACGCAGCCTGTGTGTCGGGAATATTCAAACAAG ACTCGTATAAGCTGTTTCTCAGATCATGTGGGGATATGTCTTCATGTAACATGTCTGGGAGCCTTCTTCAAGGGTCGGTCCAGTTGGCTACCTCTTGCTGTCACAGTGACAAATGTTTCTCCCCATCACCCAACA TGCCGGCCATCATAACCAACAGGAATGGAGTGACCTGCCCTTCTTGTGCTTTCTCATTTGATACTCAGTGTAACCTACGTCAGACCATGGAATGCACCGGTAATGAGAACCGCTGTGCCACACTAGAGATGTCTG GGGACTTATTAACAAATCGGAAGCTACTCGGATGTGCCACCGAATCCATCTGCACACTCGGTGATCAGACTTTCGACTTTAATGGACAAAAATTAGATTTAAGAATTTCTTGTTCCGAATCTCAAAGTTCACTCAGCGCTGAGTTCCAGTGGTGCCCATTTTTGTTGGCACTCACTgcggctttaataaaattaatttcgGCCTAG